A genomic window from Brevibacillus agri includes:
- a CDS encoding phosphoribosylanthranilate isomerase, producing the protein MTRLKICGIKRPETLALLKELDVDYVGLVFAPSKRKVDAKTAGRLLAAVFGHPPAVGVFVNPTMDELAEVLAEAPLSVIQLHGQETPEFCRQVRERFSVPVWKALAVGGEADASASLEAYQGIVSAFLFDTYDPAQAGGTGKKFSWEQIPLLQAKCKEADCIIAGGIHAENVAELIGTYQAAVIDVSSGVETDGEKDGDKIKKLVERVKAHAKQYTDNHAGRA; encoded by the coding sequence GTGACCCGGTTGAAAATTTGCGGGATCAAACGCCCGGAGACGCTTGCGCTGCTAAAAGAGCTGGACGTCGACTATGTCGGTCTGGTGTTTGCGCCAAGCAAGCGCAAGGTAGACGCGAAAACGGCAGGGAGGCTGCTCGCTGCCGTTTTCGGCCACCCGCCGGCTGTCGGCGTGTTTGTCAATCCGACGATGGATGAGCTGGCTGAAGTGCTCGCGGAAGCGCCGCTTTCTGTCATTCAACTGCACGGCCAGGAGACGCCGGAATTTTGCCGCCAAGTGCGAGAGCGGTTTTCGGTGCCGGTATGGAAGGCACTGGCTGTTGGAGGCGAAGCGGATGCCTCCGCGTCGCTGGAAGCGTATCAGGGGATTGTAAGCGCCTTTTTGTTCGATACGTACGATCCGGCGCAAGCAGGCGGAACAGGGAAAAAGTTTTCGTGGGAGCAAATTCCGCTGCTGCAAGCGAAGTGCAAGGAAGCGGATTGCATCATCGCAGGCGGGATTCATGCCGAAAACGTAGCCGAGCTGATTGGCACGTACCAGGCTGCGGTGATCGACGTGTCCAGCGGAGTAGAGACGGATGGAGAGAAAGACGGAGATAAGATAAAAAAACTGGTGGAGAGGGTGAAGGCGCATGCCAAGCAATACACAGACAACCACGCGGGTCGTGCCTGA
- the trpC gene encoding indole-3-glycerol phosphate synthase TrpC encodes MLHKIVEKKREEIARLQKETTVAALLQQAKAQERPRGFRQALEQSSRPVSVIAEVKKASPSKGLIRPDFDPLAIARAYQAAEAECLSVLTDESFFQGSLAYLQGIREAVDRPLLRKDFLIEDIQVVEARAAGADCILLIAAILTHEQLRHLSQTAEQLGMDVLVEVHDKRECELVFRAIEPKLLGINNRNLHTFQTDLAVTHELLAELPASLTVVSESGISSATDVENVRQAGARAVLVGEHFMRQQDVKQAVFDLVGPAKGSKAGVSL; translated from the coding sequence ATGCTTCATAAAATCGTGGAAAAAAAACGCGAGGAAATCGCTCGCCTGCAAAAAGAGACGACGGTAGCGGCCTTGCTGCAGCAAGCCAAAGCGCAGGAGCGTCCGCGCGGCTTTCGCCAGGCGCTGGAACAGAGCAGCCGCCCGGTCAGCGTAATTGCCGAAGTGAAAAAGGCTTCGCCGTCCAAAGGGCTGATTCGCCCGGATTTTGACCCGCTCGCGATTGCGCGGGCGTATCAGGCGGCTGAGGCCGAGTGCCTGTCCGTCTTGACCGACGAGTCGTTTTTCCAGGGCAGTCTCGCTTATTTGCAGGGCATTCGCGAAGCGGTAGACCGTCCTTTGCTGCGAAAAGATTTTCTCATCGAAGACATTCAGGTAGTGGAAGCGCGGGCAGCCGGAGCGGATTGCATTTTGCTCATCGCCGCGATCCTTACGCACGAGCAACTGCGGCATTTGTCGCAGACGGCGGAACAACTCGGGATGGACGTCCTCGTCGAAGTCCACGACAAGCGGGAGTGCGAGCTCGTTTTCCGCGCGATCGAACCGAAGCTGCTCGGGATCAACAACCGCAACCTGCATACGTTTCAGACCGATCTCGCGGTGACGCACGAACTGCTCGCGGAACTGCCTGCTTCCCTGACTGTCGTTAGCGAAAGCGGCATTTCTTCTGCGACCGATGTGGAAAACGTCAGACAGGCGGGAGCGAGAGCGGTTTTGGTCGGCGAGCACTTCATGCGCCAGCAAGACGTGAAACAGGCGGTTTTCGATCTGGTCGGACCAGCGAAAGGCAGCAAGGCGGGGGTGAGCTTGTGA
- a CDS encoding prephenate dehydrogenase, producing MKKITIAVIGVGLIGGSIALSMRRDPNIRVVGYDVRQEPLDKALTLGVIHAGTTDLQTAVREANVIFLAAPVEQIVATLQHLQDMELQPDVIVTDVGSTKAGIVRQAVEVIPERVTFIGGHPMAGSHKSGVEAASDRLLENAYYVLTPAPGTPPEKVERLTELLSLTRAKVVQMDADTHDQVVGAVSHFPHVLASALVNLVAGYDEENGWHARLAAGGFRDITRIASSNPRMWRDVLLQNREPLLKIAKDWTKALEDVIELVEEGDPEGIERFFQTARDFRDGLPERKAGALPPLNDLYIDIPDHPGEIGRITTLLGAKQINITNLQIRETREDIYGALRITFHSQEEMEKGEELLRFFDYNVYRRS from the coding sequence ATGAAAAAAATTACTATCGCCGTAATCGGAGTCGGATTGATCGGCGGTTCGATCGCTTTGTCGATGCGACGGGACCCCAACATCCGGGTCGTCGGTTACGACGTACGTCAAGAACCGTTAGATAAAGCGTTGACGCTCGGCGTCATCCACGCAGGCACGACCGATTTGCAAACGGCCGTCCGGGAAGCGAATGTCATTTTTCTCGCTGCGCCTGTCGAGCAGATCGTCGCTACCTTGCAGCATTTGCAAGACATGGAGCTGCAGCCAGACGTCATTGTAACAGACGTGGGCAGCACCAAGGCCGGCATCGTCAGACAAGCCGTAGAAGTCATCCCGGAGCGCGTGACGTTCATTGGTGGACACCCGATGGCAGGCTCGCACAAGTCAGGGGTCGAAGCGGCTTCGGACAGGCTGTTGGAGAATGCCTATTACGTATTGACGCCCGCACCGGGCACCCCGCCTGAAAAAGTCGAGCGCCTGACCGAATTGCTCTCGCTGACGCGGGCAAAAGTCGTGCAAATGGACGCTGACACCCACGATCAGGTAGTGGGCGCGGTCAGCCACTTCCCGCACGTGCTGGCATCCGCGCTGGTCAATCTGGTTGCGGGCTACGACGAGGAAAACGGCTGGCACGCACGCCTGGCCGCAGGCGGCTTCCGCGACATTACGCGCATTGCGTCCAGCAACCCGCGGATGTGGCGCGATGTGCTCCTGCAAAACCGCGAGCCGCTGTTAAAAATCGCCAAAGATTGGACAAAAGCTCTGGAGGATGTTATCGAGCTTGTGGAAGAGGGCGATCCAGAAGGCATTGAGCGGTTTTTCCAGACAGCGCGCGATTTTCGCGACGGCCTGCCGGAGCGCAAAGCCGGGGCTTTGCCGCCTCTGAACGACCTGTATATCGACATTCCCGACCATCCGGGGGAGATTGGCCGCATCACGACGCTTTTGGGAGCGAAGCAGATCAACATTACCAACCTGCAAATCAGAGAGACGCGTGAAGACATATACGGAGCGCTGCGCATCACCTTCCATTCCCAGGAGGAGATGGAAAAAGGGGAGGAACTTCTGCGCTTTTTCGATTACAATGTGTACAGGCGTTCCTAA
- a CDS encoding amidohydrolase family protein: MPEQGMVIRGGAVVTAHRVKEADIWIAGGKIVRIAKDTLPKTTATTVFEEVDASGMYLLPGFVALPTQSLYKIKDGKTYIEVMRELVRSGCTSFVDVLRPEPWMSRPQVEYQQTRHFNSPLDYAWHVAIEPAQLQPRTVAQYSELGFSSFHVTVRSPEEISTINWETLLPLHTSKQTILHLHIQNDASVKKEQRDLIRQLWLDATRYWKVRTVIADPSAAFEPKQSDPFLHIFRLNAETTDRAVRYIYQRFYDSCQVASPLQEVRIDYRRRWCSPEILLCLLVRLASTNVAKAIGLYPQKGSLTPGADADIVFLKKENWLTKYDLSTILNFSEMHLPASVMSNGKWMYRNAQFSSSIGMGRRIFDTKPNAYVI, translated from the coding sequence GTGCCGGAGCAAGGAATGGTCATTCGAGGAGGAGCGGTAGTCACAGCGCACCGAGTCAAAGAAGCAGATATTTGGATTGCAGGCGGAAAAATCGTTCGCATCGCCAAGGATACCTTGCCCAAAACGACCGCGACGACCGTCTTTGAAGAGGTGGACGCGTCCGGTATGTATCTTTTGCCCGGTTTCGTCGCACTGCCGACACAATCGTTGTATAAAATAAAAGATGGGAAGACGTACATAGAAGTGATGCGAGAGCTCGTCAGGAGCGGTTGTACGAGCTTCGTGGACGTGTTGCGCCCGGAGCCGTGGATGAGCAGGCCGCAGGTGGAATACCAGCAGACGAGGCACTTCAACAGCCCGCTCGACTACGCCTGGCACGTGGCGATCGAGCCTGCCCAGCTACAGCCGAGAACGGTGGCGCAGTACTCAGAGCTCGGCTTTTCTTCCTTTCATGTGACGGTCCGAAGCCCAGAAGAAATTTCCACAATAAATTGGGAAACGCTTTTGCCACTTCATACGTCTAAACAAACGATTCTGCATTTGCATATTCAAAATGATGCTTCCGTAAAAAAAGAACAGCGTGATCTCATTCGGCAGCTTTGGCTGGACGCCACGAGATACTGGAAGGTGCGTACTGTCATTGCTGATCCGTCAGCGGCCTTTGAACCAAAACAATCCGATCCGTTTTTACACATTTTCCGTTTGAACGCTGAAACAACTGACCGGGCTGTCCGATATATATATCAGAGGTTTTACGATAGCTGCCAGGTCGCTTCGCCTCTGCAGGAGGTTCGCATTGACTATCGCAGGAGATGGTGCTCGCCGGAAATCCTGCTTTGTCTGCTCGTCAGACTCGCTTCGACAAACGTTGCCAAGGCGATTGGGCTTTATCCGCAAAAAGGAAGCTTGACACCAGGGGCGGACGCTGATATTGTCTTCCTGAAAAAGGAAAACTGGTTGACAAAGTATGATCTTTCCACTATTCTCAATTTTAGCGAAATGCATCTTCCAGCATCTGTTATGTCGAACGGTAAATGGATGTATCGAAATGCGCAGTTTAGCTCTTCAATCGGGATGGGCAGGCGGATTTTCGACACAAAGCCCAACGCCTATGTCATTTAA
- the trpE gene encoding anthranilate synthase component I, with translation MYFPSLAEVKNLSATYSLIPVSLKLLADQETPIRLYQKIRTSDSFLLESVEGGARWARFSFIGMNPFQIVEAKGEDISVVTRSGERKALTGNPVHFLRQETDRFKSPKLPGFPRLSGGAVGFFGYNTLRYFENLPAHRQEAVRVPDMRFLFVDEMIAFDHLKQEIQLIVNLHVEPGDSAEVIDEKYKLVCERLEQLATKVTAPLEVDSRIQVETQSPAPLNVEPNMSREQYERMVEQAKEYIAAGDIFQVVLSQRFSVKTDVDPFAVYRLLRTLNPSPYMYYLEYEGETVVGTSPELLVRVEDEKVEMRPIAGTRKRGATPQEDEELAADLLADKKERAEHYMLLDLGRNDVGKVSAYGSVRVEEALVIENYSHVMHMVSHVTGKLREGLHAFDALLSAFPAGTVSGSPKLRAMEIIAELEPDARHLYAGAIGYISFDGSLDSCITIRTLFFQDGYAHVQAGAGIVADSVPASEYQETVNKAAAMISALEKAEQLFVRKEVLPC, from the coding sequence ATGTATTTTCCCTCCCTTGCTGAGGTCAAGAACCTTTCGGCGACCTATTCCCTGATTCCTGTGAGCCTGAAGCTTTTGGCAGACCAGGAGACACCCATCCGTTTGTATCAGAAGATTCGTACGAGTGATTCGTTTTTGCTGGAGAGCGTGGAAGGCGGAGCGCGTTGGGCCCGTTTCTCGTTCATCGGGATGAACCCTTTTCAAATCGTGGAAGCAAAAGGGGAAGACATCTCCGTAGTGACGCGCAGCGGAGAGCGAAAAGCTTTGACAGGCAATCCCGTCCACTTTTTGCGCCAGGAGACGGATCGCTTCAAGAGCCCGAAGCTGCCCGGCTTTCCCCGCTTGAGCGGCGGGGCCGTAGGCTTTTTTGGCTACAACACCCTGCGCTATTTTGAAAATTTGCCGGCGCACCGCCAAGAGGCAGTACGCGTGCCAGACATGCGCTTCCTCTTCGTCGACGAAATGATCGCTTTCGATCACTTGAAGCAGGAAATTCAGTTGATCGTCAACTTGCACGTAGAGCCGGGAGATTCCGCCGAAGTTATTGACGAAAAATACAAGCTAGTCTGCGAAAGGCTGGAGCAGCTCGCTACAAAGGTAACCGCTCCGCTGGAGGTGGACAGCCGCATCCAGGTAGAAACCCAGTCGCCAGCCCCGCTCAACGTCGAGCCGAACATGAGCCGCGAGCAGTACGAGCGGATGGTCGAGCAGGCAAAAGAGTACATCGCAGCGGGCGATATTTTCCAGGTAGTGCTCTCGCAGCGCTTTTCCGTCAAGACCGACGTCGATCCGTTTGCCGTGTACAGACTGCTTCGCACGCTGAATCCTTCGCCGTACATGTACTACCTCGAATACGAGGGCGAGACGGTCGTCGGTACGTCTCCCGAGCTGCTCGTGCGGGTCGAGGATGAAAAAGTCGAGATGCGCCCGATCGCCGGAACGAGAAAAAGAGGCGCGACGCCGCAGGAGGACGAGGAGCTGGCGGCAGACCTTTTGGCCGACAAAAAGGAACGGGCGGAGCATTACATGCTTCTGGACCTGGGCCGCAACGATGTCGGCAAGGTGTCGGCTTACGGCAGCGTCCGCGTGGAAGAGGCGCTCGTCATCGAAAATTACTCGCATGTGATGCACATGGTGTCGCACGTGACGGGCAAGCTGCGCGAGGGGCTACACGCTTTTGACGCCCTGCTCAGCGCCTTCCCGGCCGGGACCGTCTCCGGCTCGCCCAAGCTGCGGGCGATGGAGATTATCGCCGAGCTGGAACCGGATGCCCGCCATCTGTACGCCGGAGCGATCGGCTACATTTCCTTCGACGGCTCGCTCGACAGTTGCATCACGATCCGGACGTTGTTTTTCCAGGATGGGTACGCGCACGTGCAGGCAGGAGCAGGCATCGTCGCCGACTCGGTTCCCGCAAGCGAATACCAGGAGACGGTAAACAAGGCAGCCGCGATGATTTCGGCTTTGGAAAAGGCAGAACAGCTATTTGTGCGCAAGGAGGTATTGCCATGCTGA
- the trpB gene encoding tryptophan synthase subunit beta: MPSNTQTTTRVVPDENGRFGAFGGKFVPETLMNALYELEAAFEEARRDPQFVAELNELLSKYAGRPTPLTHAERLTEALGGAQIYLKREDLNHTGAHKLNNALGQALLAKRMGKKAIIAETGAGQHGVASATVAAKLGLSCKVFMGEEDIRRQSLNVFRMNLLGAEVIPAVSGSRTLKDATNEAIRHWVSHVEETFYVIGSVVGPHPYPYMVREFQKIIGEETRQQILQQLGKLPDEVVACVGGGSNAIGMFYPFIQDESVALRGVEAAGKGIETDKHAATLTLGRPGVIHGSLTYLLQDAHGQVQEAHSISAGLDYPGVGPEHAYLKDTGRVTYTSVTDAEALAAVELLCRTEGIIPALESAHAIAEVIKRAPQMSPEKIIVICLSGRGDKDVLTIQEALAERTEGGVA, encoded by the coding sequence ATGCCAAGCAATACACAGACAACCACGCGGGTCGTGCCTGACGAGAACGGACGGTTTGGAGCGTTCGGCGGAAAATTCGTGCCAGAGACGTTGATGAATGCTTTGTACGAGCTGGAGGCTGCTTTTGAGGAAGCGCGACGTGATCCACAGTTCGTAGCCGAGCTGAATGAGCTGCTCAGCAAATACGCAGGTCGCCCTACGCCGCTGACACATGCGGAGCGGCTGACGGAGGCGCTTGGCGGGGCGCAAATTTACCTCAAGCGCGAAGACCTCAACCATACCGGGGCGCACAAGCTGAACAATGCGCTCGGGCAGGCGCTTTTGGCAAAGCGTATGGGCAAAAAGGCGATTATCGCAGAGACGGGAGCGGGGCAGCACGGCGTTGCCAGCGCGACGGTCGCAGCGAAGCTCGGGCTTTCCTGCAAAGTGTTCATGGGCGAGGAAGACATTCGCCGCCAATCGTTGAACGTCTTTCGCATGAACTTGTTGGGAGCGGAAGTCATTCCGGCCGTGTCCGGCTCGCGGACGCTGAAGGACGCGACGAACGAGGCGATTCGCCACTGGGTTTCGCACGTAGAGGAGACGTTTTACGTGATCGGCTCGGTCGTCGGCCCGCATCCGTATCCGTACATGGTGCGCGAGTTCCAGAAAATTATCGGGGAGGAGACGCGCCAGCAAATTTTGCAGCAACTCGGCAAGCTGCCCGACGAGGTAGTCGCCTGCGTAGGCGGCGGCAGCAACGCGATCGGGATGTTTTACCCGTTTATTCAGGATGAGTCTGTCGCGCTTCGCGGCGTGGAAGCGGCAGGAAAAGGAATCGAGACAGACAAGCATGCCGCGACATTGACCCTTGGGCGGCCAGGCGTGATTCACGGCTCGCTCACCTACTTGCTGCAGGATGCGCACGGACAGGTGCAAGAGGCGCACTCGATCTCGGCGGGGCTGGACTACCCGGGCGTCGGCCCTGAGCATGCGTATTTAAAAGATACCGGGAGAGTGACGTACACGTCCGTAACCGATGCGGAGGCGCTCGCGGCCGTCGAGCTTTTGTGCCGCACGGAAGGGATTATTCCCGCACTGGAGAGCGCCCACGCGATTGCTGAGGTCATCAAGCGCGCTCCGCAAATGTCGCCGGAGAAGATCATCGTCATTTGCCTGTCGGGACGCGGGGACAAAGACGTGCTGACCATCCAGGAAGCGCTGGCGGAACGCACAGAAGGGGGAGTGGCATGA
- the hisC gene encoding histidinol-phosphate transaminase — translation MQPKQRILNAPVYQPGKPIEDVKREFGLTEVIKLASNENPYGCSPKAKAAIAEQLDNLALYPDGASLSLRWDLADFLGVKPSQLIFGNGSDENLLMISRAFLSEGTNTVMATPTFSQYRSNAIIEGAELIEVPLKDGVHDLEAMAAAINEQTKVVWVCNPNNPSGTIVTATELEAFLKKVPSSVLVVLDEAYYEYVVDPKYPQTVPLLDQYPNLIILRTFSKIYGLATLRIGYGIASEELVSALEHVREPFNTGALGQVAARAALRDQEFVAACRERNREGLKQLTDAFDEWGLSYFPSQTNFILVDLKRDSDEVFKKLLTHGIIVRSGNALGFPGYQRITVGTKEQNEKILSVLKEIVTGALK, via the coding sequence ATGCAACCGAAGCAACGCATACTCAATGCCCCGGTATATCAGCCAGGGAAGCCCATTGAAGACGTCAAACGGGAGTTTGGTTTGACAGAAGTAATCAAGCTGGCGTCCAACGAGAACCCTTACGGCTGCTCGCCTAAGGCGAAGGCGGCCATTGCGGAGCAACTGGATAATCTCGCTCTTTACCCGGACGGCGCAAGCCTCAGCCTGCGCTGGGATTTGGCCGATTTCCTCGGCGTGAAGCCTAGTCAACTCATTTTCGGCAATGGTTCCGACGAAAATTTGTTGATGATCTCCCGCGCTTTTTTGAGTGAAGGCACGAACACGGTCATGGCGACTCCTACCTTTTCCCAGTATCGCTCCAATGCGATTATCGAAGGGGCAGAGCTGATCGAGGTTCCGCTCAAGGACGGCGTTCACGATCTGGAAGCGATGGCAGCAGCCATCAACGAACAGACGAAAGTCGTATGGGTATGTAACCCGAACAACCCGTCCGGTACCATCGTGACTGCGACAGAGCTGGAAGCGTTCCTGAAAAAAGTGCCGAGCAGCGTTCTCGTTGTTTTGGATGAAGCTTATTACGAGTATGTTGTTGATCCAAAATATCCACAAACCGTTCCTTTGCTCGATCAGTATCCGAATCTGATTATTTTGCGGACGTTCTCCAAAATTTACGGTCTGGCAACGCTGCGGATCGGCTACGGCATCGCCTCCGAAGAGCTGGTGTCTGCACTGGAGCACGTGCGCGAACCGTTCAACACCGGAGCGCTCGGTCAAGTAGCAGCTCGTGCGGCCTTGCGCGACCAGGAGTTCGTGGCCGCATGCCGCGAGCGCAACCGCGAAGGGCTGAAGCAATTGACGGACGCTTTTGACGAGTGGGGACTTTCTTACTTCCCGTCGCAGACCAACTTCATTTTGGTTGACCTGAAAAGAGATTCCGATGAAGTGTTCAAAAAGCTGTTGACGCACGGCATCATCGTGCGCTCGGGGAATGCACTCGGCTTCCCGGGATACCAGCGGATTACGGTGGGAACGAAAGAACAGAATGAAAAGATTTTGTCTGTGTTGAAAGAAATTGTGACTGGCGCATTGAAATAA
- the trpA gene encoding tryptophan synthase subunit alpha, whose amino-acid sequence MTAATNRIDRLFADRSRKRFIPFITVGDPTLEATFQLVTAMVEAGADVIELGVPYSDPLADGPTIQRASQRALQHGVSIADALQLVSRLRESGVEAGIVLFSYFNPVLQYGIERFFADLAAHGADGVVIPDLPIEENGPAVAAAKQNGLHVISLVAPTSDTRIQTIGEQATGFLYCVSSLGVTGARTDLREDLADFLARVKASTTAPTAVGFGISTPEQVRAVAPHADGVIVGSAIVQQIEQHEDQLKDPAQMPVAVEKIKTFVQQLASALQ is encoded by the coding sequence ATGACGGCAGCAACGAATCGAATTGACCGTTTGTTTGCGGATCGCAGCCGCAAGCGTTTTATCCCGTTTATTACGGTAGGAGATCCGACCTTGGAAGCGACGTTTCAACTCGTGACTGCGATGGTGGAGGCCGGAGCGGACGTGATCGAGCTTGGCGTTCCGTATTCCGATCCGCTGGCAGATGGCCCTACGATCCAGCGCGCCTCGCAGCGTGCGCTGCAACACGGCGTGTCGATCGCAGACGCCTTGCAGCTCGTCTCCCGCCTGCGAGAGTCGGGCGTAGAAGCGGGCATCGTCCTGTTTTCTTACTTCAATCCCGTGCTGCAATACGGAATCGAACGCTTTTTCGCCGACCTGGCCGCGCATGGAGCAGACGGCGTCGTCATTCCGGATTTGCCGATTGAAGAAAACGGCCCTGCCGTGGCTGCCGCGAAGCAAAACGGCTTGCACGTCATTTCGCTCGTGGCACCGACGTCCGATACGCGCATCCAGACGATCGGCGAGCAGGCGACAGGCTTTTTGTACTGCGTTTCGTCGCTCGGCGTGACGGGAGCGCGGACAGACTTGCGCGAAGACTTGGCGGACTTTTTGGCGCGGGTAAAAGCAAGCACGACTGCGCCGACTGCCGTCGGATTCGGCATCTCCACGCCAGAGCAGGTGCGGGCCGTAGCGCCGCATGCAGACGGCGTGATCGTGGGCAGCGCGATCGTGCAGCAGATTGAACAGCACGAGGACCAACTGAAAGATCCGGCACAAATGCCAGTTGCTGTTGAAAAAATAAAAACGTTTGTACAACAGTTGGCGAGTGCGCTACAATAA
- the aroA gene encoding 3-phosphoshikimate 1-carboxyvinyltransferase, protein MLRVRQAKKITGTVRVPGDKSISHRAVMFGALAEGVTTIEGFLPGADCLSTISCFRRLGIEIEQQGDKVTVHGKGWYGLREPLQHLDVGNSGTTIRLMSGIMATQPFHVVMEGDESIAKRPMRRVIGPLRQMGAKIDGRKDGEFTPLSIRGGKLEAIAYQSPVASAQVKSAILLAGLQANGVTSVTEPHLSRDHTERMLQAFGVSVVRDGLTVSVEGGQKLTGRAISVPGDISSAAFLIAAVMVVPGSSLLIENVGINPSRTGIIDVVKAMGGSLELLNERVVNEEPVADLLVTHSELHGIEIAGDIIPRLIDEIPVIAVMATQAKGKTVIRDAEELKVKETDRIATVVSQLSKFGGRVTPTEDGMIIEGETPLTGAVIDSMGDHRIGMAMAIAGLAATGETGIENEEAIDVSFPGFHELLTRISQQ, encoded by the coding sequence GTGCTTCGAGTTCGTCAAGCCAAAAAAATAACAGGGACCGTGCGTGTTCCGGGAGATAAATCCATCTCGCACCGCGCTGTCATGTTCGGTGCGCTGGCAGAGGGCGTCACCACGATTGAAGGCTTTTTGCCTGGGGCAGATTGCCTGAGCACCATCAGTTGCTTCCGCCGCCTGGGCATCGAGATCGAACAGCAAGGCGACAAGGTGACTGTTCACGGAAAAGGCTGGTACGGCCTGCGGGAGCCTTTGCAGCATCTCGACGTCGGCAACTCCGGGACGACGATTCGCCTGATGTCCGGAATTATGGCGACACAGCCGTTTCACGTAGTGATGGAAGGCGATGAGTCGATCGCCAAACGCCCGATGCGGCGCGTGATCGGACCGCTTCGCCAGATGGGCGCGAAGATCGACGGCAGAAAAGACGGCGAGTTTACGCCACTCTCGATTCGCGGCGGCAAGCTGGAGGCGATCGCTTACCAGTCTCCGGTAGCGAGCGCACAGGTCAAGTCGGCGATTTTGCTCGCAGGCTTGCAGGCGAACGGCGTGACCAGCGTCACGGAGCCGCATTTGTCCCGCGACCATACGGAGCGCATGCTGCAAGCGTTTGGCGTCTCTGTCGTGCGCGACGGCCTGACCGTATCTGTAGAAGGCGGACAAAAGCTGACAGGACGGGCTATCTCCGTGCCAGGGGACATTTCCTCTGCGGCGTTTTTGATCGCAGCGGTTATGGTTGTTCCCGGCAGCTCGCTGTTGATCGAAAATGTCGGCATCAATCCGAGCCGCACAGGGATCATCGACGTGGTCAAAGCGATGGGCGGAAGCCTGGAGCTGCTCAACGAGCGCGTCGTAAACGAAGAGCCGGTTGCCGATTTGCTCGTGACCCATTCCGAGTTGCACGGCATTGAAATCGCGGGCGACATCATTCCGCGGCTGATCGACGAGATTCCGGTGATCGCGGTCATGGCGACGCAGGCAAAGGGCAAGACCGTGATTCGCGATGCGGAGGAGCTGAAGGTAAAAGAAACCGACCGCATCGCTACGGTCGTAAGCCAGCTCTCCAAGTTCGGCGGTCGTGTCACGCCGACAGAGGACGGCATGATTATCGAAGGCGAGACTCCGCTGACAGGCGCGGTCATCGACAGCATGGGCGATCACCGCATCGGAATGGCGATGGCGATTGCCGGATTGGCGGCAACAGGGGAGACGGGAATCGAAAACGAGGAAGCGATCGACGTATCGTTCCCGGGATTCCACGAGCTGCTTACGCGCATCAGCCAACAGTAA
- the trpD gene encoding anthranilate phosphoribosyltransferase has product MLTHALEQILQGNDLSRAIAEEAMGEIMDGKATPAQIGAFLASMRLKGEQVEEIIGFAQAMRARAMRFPIELPGLVDTCGTGGDGSNTFNISTASAIVAASDGVRIAKHGNRAVSSKSGSADVLEELGVPVNLSPKSAADCLRATNLCFLFAPLYHQAMKHAAGPRKELAVRTVFNLLGPLTNPANASHQLMGVYDAKLLPTVAAVLRELHVERALVVAGSDGLDELTVTGTSQIAELRDGEIRTYEIDPEQFGLRRHEKEALRGGDACENATIIREVFAGKRGAARDIVLLNAGAILYLANRVRSIEAGVIRAAELIDDGLVMRKLEHIRQIAGGMIHAS; this is encoded by the coding sequence ATGCTGACCCATGCATTGGAGCAAATTTTGCAAGGAAACGATTTGTCGCGGGCAATCGCAGAGGAAGCGATGGGAGAAATCATGGACGGCAAAGCGACGCCAGCCCAGATCGGAGCCTTTTTGGCGAGTATGCGGCTCAAGGGCGAGCAAGTAGAGGAAATCATCGGGTTTGCGCAGGCGATGCGCGCCCGGGCGATGCGTTTTCCGATCGAGCTGCCGGGTCTGGTCGATACGTGCGGCACAGGGGGAGACGGCAGCAACACGTTCAATATCTCGACAGCCAGTGCGATTGTGGCGGCGAGCGACGGCGTGCGGATCGCCAAGCACGGCAACCGGGCTGTGTCGAGCAAAAGCGGCAGTGCAGACGTCCTCGAAGAGCTGGGCGTTCCGGTCAACCTGTCGCCCAAGTCCGCCGCTGATTGTCTGCGTGCGACCAACCTGTGCTTTTTGTTCGCGCCGCTCTACCACCAGGCGATGAAGCATGCGGCAGGTCCGCGCAAGGAGCTGGCCGTGCGCACCGTTTTCAACCTGCTTGGCCCGCTGACGAATCCGGCAAACGCCAGCCATCAGCTCATGGGCGTCTATGATGCGAAGCTGCTGCCGACTGTCGCGGCTGTCCTGCGCGAGCTGCATGTAGAGCGGGCGCTGGTCGTGGCTGGCTCTGACGGGCTGGATGAGCTGACCGTGACGGGAACAAGCCAGATCGCGGAGCTGCGTGACGGCGAGATTCGCACGTATGAGATCGACCCAGAACAGTTCGGATTGCGCCGCCATGAAAAAGAAGCGCTGCGCGGCGGAGACGCGTGCGAAAACGCGACGATCATTCGCGAGGTGTTCGCTGGCAAGCGCGGGGCGGCGCGCGACATCGTGCTGTTAAACGCAGGGGCGATCCTCTACCTGGCGAATCGCGTTCGCTCGATCGAAGCAGGCGTGATCCGGGCAGCGGAGCTGATTGACGACGGACTCGTCATGCGCAAGCTGGAGCACATTCGGCAAATTGCAGGAGGGATGATTCATGCTTCATAA